The nucleotide sequence GAGAAGCGCCTTCTTAATAGCATCTTCACGCATTTCCTTCATGCCCATTTCCATGGCCTTCTTCTTAAGCACCTCTGTCGAGACCTTGTCCACGACCAATTCGCGGATCTCGTCATCCATGACAAGCAGTTCGAACACGCCGGTGCGTCCCCGGAATCCTGTGTTCCGGCAGACAGGACACCCCCTGCCCCGGTAAAGGGGCACACTCTCGTGCACGTCTATGCTCTCAAGTACTGCCGGTGGCGGCATGTAGGCTTCCTTGCAGTCCTCACAGATCTTCCGTAACAGACGCTGCCCCATGACGCACGACACAGACGAGGCGACAAGGAAGGGCTCAATACCCATTTCAACGAGGCGCGTTAACGCACCGGCCGCGTCGTTTGTGTGGAACGTTGAAAGAACGACATGGCCTGTCAGAGATGCGTGGATGGCGATGGTTGCCGTCTCCTTATCCCTGATCTCGCCGACCATGATGATGTCCGGGTCCTGGCGAAGCATCGACCTCAACCCCGACTCAAAGGTCAGGCCGGCTTTCACGTTGACCTGTGCCTGTGCAACATAATCGATGGTGTACTCCACCGGATCCTCTATGGTGATGATATTCTTCTCGACTGAATGGATGTGGTTCAGGATCGCGTAGAGCGTTGTCGTCTTGCCGCTGCCGGTGGGACCCGTGGAGAGCACAAAACCATACGCACGTCCCAGCACCTTTCTAAGCCTCTCCTCATCCTCCATCAAAAGTCCCAGCTTATCGATGCCATACAGGGCCGCGCTCTTGTCAAGAAGCCTCAGCACCGCCTTTTCTCCCCACATAGTCGGGTACGTGGAAACCCTGACTCCCACCTCTTTTGTTATGTCAAACCTGCCGTCCTGCGGAATCCTTGTCTTGGCAATATCCATTCCTCCCATGATCTTGATCCTCGAAATAATCGGGAGGAGCATCTTTTTCTGAGGGGCCTGCATTTCACGGAGTCTGCCGTCGACACGCATGCGGATTCTCATGATGTCTTCAGAGGGTTCAATATGGATGTCGCTCGCGTTGTCGGCCAGGGCCTGCGCGAGGAGACTGTTGACGAATTTTATAACCGGCTCGTCTTCACCCACTTCCACAGGAGATTTTTCCTCTTCCTCCTCATCGTCGTCCGGCGAAAGAGCTTCCCTCTCTTTGATGATGTCAAGAGTCTCCTCCACGAGACTCTTTATGCCGTAATGACGTTCAAGGGCCCATTTCATCTCACTCCTGGTCACTATACAGGGCGAGACTTCCATGCGCAGGAAGCGTGCCACTTCATCCAGGGCGTTTATGTCCAGCGGGTCAACCATCGCGAGACGGAGCACACTGAAATTTCTCTCAAAGGGAATTACCATGTGGTTCTTGGCTATGTTCTCAGGAACTAACCTGACCGTATCTTCGGAAAGGTTTGCATCAAAAAGATTCACAATGGGAATACCGAGCTGCTTGCTTACGGTCTCCATGATCTCTTTTTCCGAAAGAAGCCCCATCCTGATAAGCACATTACCGAGCTTCTCGCCGTGTTTTCTCTGTTCAGCGAGAGCCTTGTGCAGCTCTTCATCTTTTAGCTTCCTGGCTTCGACAAGGATTTCACCAAGCCGTTTTTTCACTAAGGTCGGCATGAGCTGCGTCAGGCTCCTTCTTTCGTTTGTCTTTTAAACATTTGACTATGATCGGCTGTGTGGCTCGAGTAGTGATTTTTCACGCCTGCAGGCGCGAAAATAAATCTCCGGGGGCTTCTGTTGCCCTGCGCAATACCCCGATCAATGGCTTGTTTCAGACTTGCTCTGCTCAAGAAATGTCAACCTTTCCACAATCCTTCTTCTATCTTCTTTCGGCGACGAGACCTGAAGATACTGCCTGTAGTACTTTGCGGCTTCGTCGTACTGGCCAAGCTCATCCTTGATCAAGGCTGCCGACAGGTAGAGTTGATCCACCCGGAACCCTCTTCTCAGCGGCGCATCGATAACACTGTTTGCCTCTTCCAGCCTTTTCTCGGCACGCAGCAACGCTGCGAGATTCAGATAGGGCTCCACTCCCTGGGGGGCTACTTCGATGGCTTTCCTGAAGTATTCCTCGGCCATCCTTCTGTCTCCCTCGCGCAAGGCTATAATTCCCAGATTGTTGTATGCCTTGGCGTAATCCTTGCGGTACTCAAGGATTCTGCGGAAGTACGTCGCGGCTTCCTTTGTATTCCCTTCACTCATCGCCATAACACCCAGGTTGTTCAAGGCTTCGATGTTATGCGGTTCATCGGTAAGGACTGCAACATAGAGTTTCTTGGCTTCCTCGATATTTCCCCTCTCCGCAGCGAGAACAGCGCTATTATAGTTGGCGACGGCACGTTCATTTGTGGTCCGTTTGACCACCACCGTCGACTCCTGAGCCTGCACGGGTGCGGGCTTGGCCTCCTGCCCTTTTTCAGTTGTTCGCTCAAGTTCCTGCGGTCTGGCCTCTGCCTGTTTCTTTGACTCTTGCGGAATCGCGTCTATGCCCGGTGCCGGAGCTTTCCGTGATGCCTTCTTTTCCGACAGCGCTGCCCCTGCATCGTCAGGCTTCACGGTGTCCCGATTAGTCGCGGCAGCAAATTTTGTGAACTCCTCTTTACGGGAAACTTCCTGAGATTTTGCAGCCGGAGTCTCAGGAACGGCCTTGGCTGCGGTAACCGGTGGAGGAGGGGGCGGAGGTACTTCCTTCTGGCGCGCTAGATGAGGTCCTCCGGGGGACTGCATTCTGTAAAGGCTCGGCAGGAATACGACAAAAAGTATCGCACAGACAACAGCACCTACGATCACATAAAAAGCAGTTCTGGACCTATTCGGTCGCCTTTCTTCGTTACCTGTGTCACGGTAGACCGGCCTTTTTCTTTCTTCCTGCGCTTTCTTGAGGGCATCAAGGATGACGCTCATACAGGATCCTTTGCATAAACGACTTTCGGGGTAAGGAAAATCACCAGCTCTGTTCGATCAGTCGTCCTCGACCAGCTCCTGAAGGGCCACCCTATGAAGGGCACGCTGCTGATACCCTGGATGCCGGTGCTGGTCTCATTCTTCGTTTCCTGAATGAGCCCGCCCAGGACGATCATTTCACCCTCTTTCACTCGCACCGCCGTGTCAACTTCCCGCACGTTGAGCACGGGCACGGTGTTGCCCGTTGTCTTGTCAACGGTTACCAGGCCCGTGTCCTGCGTGAGCATAGGATGTATATTCATGACAATATTGCCCAGCTCATCCACGTATGGCACCACATCCAGTATCAGCCCGATCGTGATATATCGTATCGTCGTCGAGTATGTAGGAACGCCGTTAGCGGTAATGGTGCTCGTTGTCTCGAAGACAGCCCGGTCGGTAGCGACCTTTATCACGGCCCGCTGGTTGTTCAGCGTGCTTATCTTCGGATTGGACACGGTGTTCACTTTACCCTGCTGCTTCAAGAGATCGATGAACGTCGCATCGAGACCTCTTCCGTCTGTCGCGAGAAGATGCTTACTCGACACCAGCAGACGCGAAAACATTCCCGACGTCGACGCAGAGGCCGTTGGATCAATCAACTGCTGCCGGTAATTGAAACCGACGCCATTCAGCTGCGCGTTGATGAGGTTCCAGTTGACACCTTCACGAGTCTGACCGGTTAACTCTACCTCGACTACTCTCGCTTCTATCATGACCTGCCGCTGGATAGATTCATCCATGGACTTGAGGAACGCGGCAATCTGCTTAAGGTTACCGGGGTAGTCGCTCACTGAAATGAGGCCAGCCTGCTTGTTAAACGTCATCTTGCCGTCGGGGGAAAGCATATTCTTGACCGCTTGCTCGAAGCCCAGCCACGGGTCCATGTCCGACCGGGTTCTCATGTTAACGCCCACGACCAGCTGCCCTGACCGCTGGGTTCCCGAAGAGCCCGTCACTATGCTGTCGGTCAATTTCGAAAAAGCCGCATAGTTGACCTGAAAAACCCTTGTCTCTATCTTCGGTTTTGACACATAGATCGTGTTCTCATCGATGCTGTAAACGTACTTGAGAGGTTCGAGGATGTAATCGAGAGCCTTAGCCATGGTGACATTCTTGAGATCAACGGTGCACGAACCTTTTACGTCCGGTTCCATGACGACATTGTAGCTGGACTGCTTCGCGACCCCCCTTAAGACGTCTTTCAAATCCGCCTCACGCAAAGAAAAGGAAAAGAGTTCTTTCGGGCCCTCTACCCCCATTTTCTTTTCCTTCTCAACCTGGGGAATTACGGGACTGGGAATGTCAACCGGCTGGACGAGCTTCGGCGCCTCCTTTGGCGGCTCTACATGAGCGCACGCAAAGCAAAACAAAAAAGTCGCAACAACAATACCAATCCTGGCCATTGTGTCTCCTCCGTGAATCGACATCTGCGTATCCTTACCGAGGCTCCTTAAGGGCTATAACCCGCTTGGATCCGTCCTGGATGAGCGTCACCGTATCTCTGCCGATCTCAAGGACGCGCTCGCCCGCAATAATGTCGCCCTTTCCTACGATCTCGTTGTCGATGATAGCTACTCTTCCTCGTGTTCCTCCCATGATGGCGAGAAGCTTCAAGGGCACTCGTTCTTTTTCCGCTTTCTTCTCGGTCAATAAAAACGAAGGAAGCGTAAAGGGGTCCCTCTCCCACTGGAGAGCCTCCTGCATTGCATGGAGGCGTGACTCTTTAGGCCGAGACTCAGGTTGAGGGACCGTTAGTTTCGGAGGCTCAAGGGGGGCGGCTATCGACTCCATCCTATTCCTTCCGCGTGAGAGAAAGAGTGTACAAAGAATAACAAAGAGAACAATCATGAAGACTACAAGCAGACGCTTATTGGCTTTCAATGGCGGCCCTCTCTTTCCATGCTTTGAATTCGACCTCGAACCTGCCTGCTATTATTGGGTACTCTTTCTCATTGTAGGAAATTGTGCCTTTCATGATCTTGCGATAGGCCCTCGATGAGCTCACCTGCTCGAGAAATTTGCCCATTTCCAGGAAGCGGCCTTTAAGGCCGACCTCGAATGACGGATAGGTGAGGATCGTCTTAGGCTGCATGTCAAGCGTCTTGAACATGCCGCTGAATTTATCCAGCACCAGACCGTTCTTGCGTGCGCCACCCGCTACCTCGTAGATAAACGCGGGGAAGTTGTCGAAAAGAGGGATCTGCCCCCTGTACTCTTTCAGCGACGCCTTGATCCCATCTTCCTTTCTCTTCATCTCGGTCAGCGCCTTGATATCCGATTCGACCCTCTGGGTCTGCTGTTTCGCTTCCTTCA is from Syntrophorhabdales bacterium and encodes:
- a CDS encoding tetratricopeptide repeat protein — protein: MSVILDALKKAQEERKRPVYRDTGNEERRPNRSRTAFYVIVGAVVCAILFVVFLPSLYRMQSPGGPHLARQKEVPPPPPPPVTAAKAVPETPAAKSQEVSRKEEFTKFAAATNRDTVKPDDAGAALSEKKASRKAPAPGIDAIPQESKKQAEARPQELERTTEKGQEAKPAPVQAQESTVVVKRTTNERAVANYNSAVLAAERGNIEEAKKLYVAVLTDEPHNIEALNNLGVMAMSEGNTKEAATYFRRILEYRKDYAKAYNNLGIIALREGDRRMAEEYFRKAIEVAPQGVEPYLNLAALLRAEKRLEEANSVIDAPLRRGFRVDQLYLSAALIKDELGQYDEAAKYYRQYLQVSSPKEDRRRIVERLTFLEQSKSETSH
- a CDS encoding ATPase, T2SS/T4P/T4SS family; its protein translation is MPTLVKKRLGEILVEARKLKDEELHKALAEQRKHGEKLGNVLIRMGLLSEKEIMETVSKQLGIPIVNLFDANLSEDTVRLVPENIAKNHMVIPFERNFSVLRLAMVDPLDINALDEVARFLRMEVSPCIVTRSEMKWALERHYGIKSLVEETLDIIKEREALSPDDDEEEEEKSPVEVGEDEPVIKFVNSLLAQALADNASDIHIEPSEDIMRIRMRVDGRLREMQAPQKKMLLPIISRIKIMGGMDIAKTRIPQDGRFDITKEVGVRVSTYPTMWGEKAVLRLLDKSAALYGIDKLGLLMEDEERLRKVLGRAYGFVLSTGPTGSGKTTTLYAILNHIHSVEKNIITIEDPVEYTIDYVAQAQVNVKAGLTFESGLRSMLRQDPDIIMVGEIRDKETATIAIHASLTGHVVLSTFHTNDAAGALTRLVEMGIEPFLVASSVSCVMGQRLLRKICEDCKEAYMPPPAVLESIDVHESVPLYRGRGCPVCRNTGFRGRTGVFELLVMDDEIRELVVDKVSTEVLKKKAMEMGMKEMREDAIKKALLGVTTLEEALNTTQLD
- the pilO gene encoding type 4a pilus biogenesis protein PilO, with the protein product MRFKALYVWIAAPILGAVLWFFAWYMPMKTEINNKQVELKEAKQQTQRVESDIKALTEMKRKEDGIKASLKEYRGQIPLFDNFPAFIYEVAGGARKNGLVLDKFSGMFKTLDMQPKTILTYPSFEVGLKGRFLEMGKFLEQVSSSRAYRKIMKGTISYNEKEYPIIAGRFEVEFKAWKERAAIESQ